A stretch of the Malus sylvestris chromosome 10, drMalSylv7.2, whole genome shotgun sequence genome encodes the following:
- the LOC126587811 gene encoding protein TIFY 5A-like, with product MRRNCNLELQLCFPGANETQQQEQQQQMTIFYNGIACVRDVTELQARSIIFLANKEMEERVKSPLTPSGSSEPPTPTVMSPLCSPVAGMSMKRSLQRFLQKRKHRTQATSPYHH from the exons ATGAGGAGGAACtgcaatttggagcttcagTTATGTTTTCCAGGTGCTAATGAAACCCAGCAACAAGAACAGCAGCAGCAGATGACCATATTTTACAACGGAATAGCGTGCGTTCGTGATGTTACAGAGCTTCAG GCCAGATCCATCATTTTTCTTGCAAACAAAGAAATGGAAGAAAGGGTGAAGAGTCCACTTACTCCAAGTGGATCATCAGAACCACCTACACCAACTGTGATGTCTCCGCTGTGTAGCCCCGTTGCCGGTATGTCTATGAAGAGATCACTCCAAAGGTTTTTGCAGAAGAGAAAGCATCGGACTCAAGCAACATCTCCGTACCATCACTAG